The window TCCGCAGCCGCGCCGACGGCAGTGGCGGGAGCCGCTGTCCCTGCCGTCGCCGCGCCCCGGGGGCCCGACCGCGACACCGCCACCCCCGCGAGGCACACCAGCCCGCCGCCCAGAGTGATCCACCCCGGCACCTCGTCGAGCGCCGCCCAGGACATCAGCACCACCAGCGCGGGTACCGCGTACGTGGTGGCCCCCATCCGCCCGGCCGTCGTGCGGGCCAGCGCGAACGCCCAGGTGGTGAAGGCGAGAGCGGTCGGGAAGACGCCCAGATACAGCATGTTGAGGGTCGCGGACAGCGGGGCGTCCCGGGCGTCGGAGACCAACTGCCCGGCGAAGGGCAGACAGGCCACCGCGCCGATCACACACCCGTACGTCGTCACCTGGAGCGCGGAGCCGTGCCGCAGGGCCGGCTTCTGGGCGACCACACCGCCCGCGTAGGCGACCGCGGCGAGCAGACAGAGCAGCACGCCGACCACGGAGGCGCTGCCCTCGCCCGACATGGACAGTCCGACGACCGCCGCGCCCGCGAAGGAGACGGCCATCCCGGCGAGCAGCCGCTGCGGCAGCCCTTCCTTGAGCAGCCAGCCCGCGAGGAGGGCCATGATCAGTGGTCCGACGTTCACCACCAGGGCGGCGGTCCCGGCGTCGACCTTCTGCTCACCCCAGTTGAGCACCACCATGTACAGCCCGAACCAGAGCAGCCCGGACACCACGATGCCCGGCCAGGCCGCCCGCGCGGGCAGTCCCTCCCGGCGTATCAGGCAGATCACTCCGAGGACCAGCGCCCCGGGGAGCAGGCGTCCCAGGGCCAGTGCGCCCGGCGCGTACGCCTCGCCCGCACTGCGGATGGACACGAAGGCGGAGGCCCACAGCAGCACGGTGACCGTGGCCGCCGCGGCGGCGAGCAGTTCGGTACGACGGGCGGGCGCAGCAGAGTTCATCACGGTCCAGAGGCTAGGCGGGAGACGGTCGAAGGGCTCGCGATTTTCGGACGGGCTCTGTGCCGGGCCCAGGGCCCCGGGGCCCGGCACTCGGCGTCGGCCGTTCGGCGACAGGGGTTACGGACGCGGCGGGTCAGCGCAGTGCCTCCGGCCGGATCCCCAGCAGCTCCGCGAGCATCCGCTCGCCTCGGTCCGTGACCTTCACGGCCCGCTCGGAGCCGATGCGTACGCACCACCCCGCGTCCAGGGCGTGCCGGCACAGCGCGGCTCCCGCGGTCCCCGCGAGATGAGGACGCCGTTCCGTCCAGTCCAGGCAGGCCCGGGCGAGCGGGCGCCGGCCGGTGCGTACGAGAGGGACGCCCAGGTTGCCGAACCAGCTCACCCCCTCGTCGGTGAGCGCGAACCCGGTGTCCTGGCGCAGCAGGCCGAGCCCGGTGAGCGCGTCGGTGACCGCGATGCCGAGACGGCCGGCCAGATGGTCGTAGCAGGTACGGCCGCGAGCCATCGCGCTGCCGGCGCCGGCCTCGCGCAGGGTGTGCGGCCGTGCGGTCGCCGTCGGCGTCACCTGCGCGGCGAGGTCCTCGACGAGCTGGGCGACCCGGGCGTCGGCCAGCCGTACGTATCGGTGCCGCCCCTGCCGCTCCTCGGTCAGCAGCCCGCCCGCGACCAGCTTGCCCAGGTGTTCGCTGGCCGTGGACGCGGCGACCCCGGCGTGCCGCGCCAGTTCCCCGGCGGTCCACGCCCGCCCGTCGAGCAGCACCAGCAGGAACGCGGCCCGCGTCTCGTCGGCGACCAGGGAGGCAAGGGCGGCGAGCCCCGCGGCACCGGCGCGCGCGGCCCGCGCACGCCCCGTACGTGAGGAGGACATGCACCCAGCATGCACGCCCCACACTTCGCCGCACACCGAAAGATGCCCGCACCACCGAAGTGCCCCACAGGGGCGCGGGGAACGGCGCGCCAAGCCCACACGGTCCGCAGCCGTCGAACGACCGCACCACCGGAGCGTCTTCAAGGGGCGCGGGGAACTGCGCAACAGGCACCGACCGCCCCGCAGCCGCAGAACCCCACTACCGCAGAACCCCACTACCGCAGAACCCCACCACCGCAGAACCCCGCTACGCGCGGAGCGCCTCGTACTGCTGGGCCAAGCCGTCCAGCAACGCTCTGAGCCCCGTCTCGAACGCCCGCTCGTCGATCTTCTCCTGCTGCTCGGCGAGGAGATGGGCCTGCCCGAGATGCGGATAGTCGGCGGGATCGTACGCCGTCTCGTCGTCCACGAAGCCCCCGGCGAACGAACCGAGCGCGGACCCCATCACGAAGTACCGCATCAGCGCGCCGATGGACGTGGCCTGCGCGGGCGGCCACCCCGCCGCGACCATCGCACCGAAGACGGCGTCCGCGAGCCGCAGTCCGGCCGGGCGGCGCCCGGGCCCGCGGGCGAGCACCGGGACGATGTTCGGGTGGTCGCGCAGGGCCGCCCGGTAGGAGACGGCCCAGTCGTGCAGCGCGGTACGCCAGTCCCGGCCGTCGTCGAACATCGACAGGTCGACCTGCGCGCTCACGGAGTCCGCGACGGCCTCCAGGATCTGGTCCTTCGTGCGGAAGTGGTTGTAGAGGGACGGCCCGCTCACTCCCAGCTCCGCCGCCAGCCGGCGGGTCGACACCGCGGCGAGGCCCTCGGCGTCCACCAGCGTCCGTGCCGCCCCGACGATGCGGTCGGTGCTGAGGAGGGGCTTGCGCGGTCGGGCCATGGCGCACATAGTAGGGCTGCGAAACAGAAACTAGCAGTGCTAATTTAAAGTCGCGGCTTTCACGCCACGGCCTTCACGTGGCCTTCGACCGGGAGGACTCGGCATGAACCTGGAGCTCAGCGAGGAGCAGACCGCCGTCCGACGGCTGGCCAGGGACTTCGTCGAGCGGGAGATCACGCCGAACGTGATCGCCTGGGACCGGGCGGAGGAGGTCGACCGCTCGCTCGTCAAGAAGCTCGGCGACGTCGGCTTCCTCGGCCTCACCGTCGACGAGGAGTACGGCGGCTCCGGCGGCGACCACCTCGCGTACTGCCTGGTGACGGAGGAGCTGGGCCGCGGCGACTCCTCGGTCCGCGGCATCGTCTCGGTCTCGCTCGGGCTCGTCGCCAAGACCGTCGCGTCCTGGGGGAGCGAGGAGCAGAAGCGGCAGTGGCTGCCGGGCCTGACCTCCGGCGCGTACGTCGGCTGCTTCGGGCTCACGGAACCGGGCACCGGCTCCGACGCGGGCAGCCTCTCGACCAGGGCCCTGCGCGACGGCGACGAGTACGTGATCAACGGCAGCAAGATGTTCATCACCAACGGCACCTGGGCGGACGTCGTACTGCTCTTCGCCCGCTCGACCGACGCCCCCGGCCACAAGGGCGTCTCCGCCTTCCTCGTGCCCGCCGACACCCCCGGGCTGACCCGCCGCACCGTCCACGGCAAGCTCGGACTACGGGGCCAGGCCACCGCCGAACTGACCCTGGAGGACGTGCGTGTGCCGGCCTCGGCGATGCTCGGCCCCGAGGGGAAGGGCTTCACCGTCGCCATGTCCGCACTGGCCAAGGGCCGGATGTCGGTGGCGGCCGGCTGTGTGGGGATCGCCCAGGCCGCGCTGGAGGCCGCTGTGACCTACGCGACCGAGCGCGAGCAGTTCGGGAAGACCATCGCCCACCACCAGCTCGTCCAGGAACTGATCAGCGACATCGCCGTGGACGTGGACGCGGCACGGCTGCTCACCTGGCGCGTCGCCGATCTCGTCGACCGTGGCGAGCCGTTCGCCACCGAGTCCTCGAAGGCCAAGCTCTTCGCCTCGGAGGCCGCGGTGCGCGCCGCGAACAACGCGCTCCAGGTCTTCGGCGGCTACGGCTACATCGACGAGTACCCGGTCGGCAAGCTGCTGCGCGACGCCCGGGTCATGACGCTCTACGAGGGCACCAGCCAGATACAGAAGCTGCTCATCGGGCGGGCGCTGACAGGCGTGTCGGCTTTCTGAGTACGGCGACTGAGTACGCGGGCGGATGTGCCGTCGGCCACTCCCGCCGACCCTGGTCACATGAGTGAGACACCGGTCAAGCAGCAGTCCACCGCCGCCTTCTACGGCCAGGCGGTCGCCTCCTTCGGCGTCGCAGCCGTCGCCACCGCCCTCGGCATTTTCCGGCTGGAGGCCGACACCTGGGTGCGCGCCTTCCTGGGAATCGCCGTGCTGTACCTCGTCACCTCGGCGTTCACCCTCGCCAAGGTGATCCGGGACCGGCAGGAGGCCGGGCACATCGTCAGCCGTGTCGACCAGGCCCGCCTGGAGAAGCTCCTCGCCGAGCACGACCCCTACGAGAAGCTGTGACCTCCGCGCGGCCACCAGGCCCCGAGGCCGCTTCCCACCGCTCTGAGCGGGCAGTCTAAGCGCTCGCTCAGTATCGGAGGTATGGTGTTCGTCCTGTCACTGGAAGGGGCGAACGAGCGATGAGTACGGCGGAGGAGACGGCCGGCGGCGAGATGCAGCCGTGGGCCGAGGTCACCCCTGACGCGGCCCGGCGGCTGCTCGTCGCCGCCGTGGAGGCCTTCGCCGAGCGCGGGTACCACGCGACGACGACCCGCGACATCGCGGGCCGGGCGGGGATGAGCCCGGCCGCGCTCTACATCCACTACAAGACCAAGGAAGAGCTGCTCCACCGGATCAGCAGGATCGGCCACGAGAAGGCCCTCGACATCCTGCGGACGGCGGCCGGCCGCCCCGGCAGCCCGGCCGAGCGGCTCGCCGACGCCGTGAGCTCCTTCGTCCGCTGGCACGCCGGCGGACGTACCACCGCGCGGGTCGTCCAGTACGAACTGGACTCGCTCGGCGCGGACGCCCGCGCGGAGATCATCGCCCTGCGCCGCCAGGTCGACGCCGAGGTGCGCGGCATCATCCAGGACGGCGTGGCGGCCGGCGACTTCGACGTCCCCGACGTCCCGGGCACGACCCTCGCGGTCCTGTCCCTGTGCATCGACGTGGCCCGCTGGTTCAACGTGAACGGCTCGCGGACGCCTGAGGACGTGGGCACCCTGTACGCGGACCTGGTGCTGAGGATGGTCGGCGCAAGGAGCTAGTGCCGCGGCAGGCAACGTCCGCCGGGCGCGCGGGACCGAACCGGCGTGCGGCTCCGCCGCCCGGGCGCGACCGGCGGTGACGGTCCCGCGGTTCGTCCCCGGCCGGGTCAGAAGTAGTAGCGGGAGACCGATTCGGCCGCACAGACCGGCTTGTCGCCCCCCTCGCGCTCCACGGTGAAGCCGACGGACACCTGGACGCCGCCCGGCACCTCGTCGACGCCCGTGATCTTCGCCGTGGCGCGCAGCCGCGAGCCCACCGGGACCGGGGCGGGGAAACGCACCTTGTTCGTGCCGTAGTTGACGCCCATCCTGACGCCCTCGACCTTGATCAGCTGAGGTCCGAAGAGCGGCAGCAGCGACAACGTGAGGTAGCCATGAGCGATCGTCGTCCCGAAGGGGCCCGCCGCGGCCTTCTCCGGGTCCACATGGATCCACTGGTGATCGCCCGTCGCCTCGGCGAACAGGTCGATCCGCTTCTGGTCGACCTCCAGCCAGTCGCTGTGCCCCAACTGCTCGCCCACCGCCGCCTTCAGTTCGTCGGCGGACGTGAAGATCCTCGGCTCTGCCATGTTCCCGGCCTCTCGCGTCGCTGTGTCTCGGAGCACCATGTCTAAGCAACTGCTTAGCATGGTCGCGGAGGAGTCCCCTGTCAACGGACCGGAAGCCTGACGGGCTGGGTAGGGTTCGGGGGATGCCCCAGATTCCCGAGAAGATCCACGAGCTCACGGTCGGCCAGCTGTCGGCCCGCAGCGGAGCCGCCGTCTCGGCCCTGCACTTCTACGAGTCCAAGGGCCTGATCAACAGCCGCCGCACCGCGGGCAACCAGCGCCGCTACCACCGTGACGCCCTGCGCCGGGTCGCTTTCGTACGAGCCGCGCAGCGCGTCGGCATCCCGCTGGCCACGATCCGCGACGCCCTCGCCGAACTGCCGGAGGAACGCACGCCGACCCGCGAGGACTGGGCCCGTCTCTCCGAGGCCTGGCGCTCCGAACTCGACGAGCGGATAAAGCAGTTGGGCCGCCTGCGGGATCACCTCACCGACTGCATCGGCTGCGGCTGCCTCTCCCTGGAGACCTGCGTGCTGTCCAACCCCGACGACGTCTTCGGCGAGCGGCAGAGCGGCTCCCGCCTCATGGTGGAGCGCGGCGGTCGGCGCGGGAACAGGACGCAGGAGAAGGAGTAAGGACCCCGGGAACCGCCGCTGAGACAGCCCCCGGGTGCCCCGCTCACTCGTACTCCGTGCCGCCCTTGCGCGTCAGGTACGCGGGACTGACCGCCTTGGCGACGGCCCGGCCGCCCGTCACCGGGCTGTACCGCTCGGTGGCCGACCGGATCACGACCCCCTCGCGCAGATGGAGCCCCTGCCCCGAGACCGTCTCGCGCCCGGAGGCGAACTCCAGCACCCGGCCGATGTCGTACGGGCCCTCGTGCAGCCGTGGTACGAGCGGCAGCTCGCCGGTGAGCAGCTCCGCGGCGTCCAGCCAGCGGACCTCGCCGTCGATCTCCGCGGACACGTCGAACACCGCGTACCCGAGCGTCTCGCGGCGGCCGTCGGCGCCGTACGTCAGATCCTGCACGCCCGCCCCGTACACCTCGCCGAAGATGCCGACCCGGCGCGCCCCGAGCCGCTCGGCGAGCCGGTCCGCGGCCTGCGCGACCGCGTGGCCGTGGACGGCGCGCCAGTACAGATTGCGCGGGTCCTCCTTCAGTGCCAGGTACTTGGCGCCGAAGCCCTTCGAGGAGACCTGGACGCGGCCGTCCCCGGCGAAGTACGTGAGCAGGCAGGCCGAGCCGTGCAGTTTCTCGGTCAGGACCACGTCCTCGCCCGGAGTGAAGATGTCCGGATACCGCTGGATGTTCTCGATGTCGACCCAGGGCAGCAGGTCGGGAGCCGCCTCCACGTCGCCGTTCATGGTCGGCGGGATGGGCGGCACCCATTTCGTGACGCCGAGCCGCTCCGCGAAGTCCGTGCCCTCGGCCGCGGCCCGGGCGAGGTCGACACCGGCCAGCGCCTTCGGCCGGCAGACGATCCCCTGCGACAGCTCGCCGCGCAGCCGGACCGCCTTCACCCGGTCCGAGCGACTGCCCGCGAGGCGCCCGGTCAGCCCCAGCTCCTCGATCAGCTCCTCCGGCAGCACGGACTGCTCAGGGATGTAGACGGCGCTCTCACCGGTGCGGTACGCCCCCTTGGCGACCACGGCACGGTACAGGCCCACCTGGGCCAGCTCGAGCGCGTCGGCGTTCGGATGCTCGTGGACGGTC of the Streptomyces aurantiacus genome contains:
- a CDS encoding DMT family transporter: MNSAAPARRTELLAAAAATVTVLLWASAFVSIRSAGEAYAPGALALGRLLPGALVLGVICLIRREGLPARAAWPGIVVSGLLWFGLYMVVLNWGEQKVDAGTAALVVNVGPLIMALLAGWLLKEGLPQRLLAGMAVSFAGAAVVGLSMSGEGSASVVGVLLCLLAAVAYAGGVVAQKPALRHGSALQVTTYGCVIGAVACLPFAGQLVSDARDAPLSATLNMLYLGVFPTALAFTTWAFALARTTAGRMGATTYAVPALVVLMSWAALDEVPGWITLGGGLVCLAGVAVSRSGPRGAATAGTAAPATAVGAAAEAGPETHPETRPEPQSGKA
- a CDS encoding ArsR/SmtB family transcription factor; translated protein: MSSSRTGRARAARAGAAGLAALASLVADETRAAFLLVLLDGRAWTAGELARHAGVAASTASEHLGKLVAGGLLTEERQGRHRYVRLADARVAQLVEDLAAQVTPTATARPHTLREAGAGSAMARGRTCYDHLAGRLGIAVTDALTGLGLLRQDTGFALTDEGVSWFGNLGVPLVRTGRRPLARACLDWTERRPHLAGTAGAALCRHALDAGWCVRIGSERAVKVTDRGERMLAELLGIRPEALR
- a CDS encoding TetR/AcrR family transcriptional regulator, translating into MARPRKPLLSTDRIVGAARTLVDAEGLAAVSTRRLAAELGVSGPSLYNHFRTKDQILEAVADSVSAQVDLSMFDDGRDWRTALHDWAVSYRAALRDHPNIVPVLARGPGRRPAGLRLADAVFGAMVAAGWPPAQATSIGALMRYFVMGSALGSFAGGFVDDETAYDPADYPHLGQAHLLAEQQEKIDERAFETGLRALLDGLAQQYEALRA
- a CDS encoding acyl-CoA dehydrogenase family protein, translating into MNLELSEEQTAVRRLARDFVEREITPNVIAWDRAEEVDRSLVKKLGDVGFLGLTVDEEYGGSGGDHLAYCLVTEELGRGDSSVRGIVSVSLGLVAKTVASWGSEEQKRQWLPGLTSGAYVGCFGLTEPGTGSDAGSLSTRALRDGDEYVINGSKMFITNGTWADVVLLFARSTDAPGHKGVSAFLVPADTPGLTRRTVHGKLGLRGQATAELTLEDVRVPASAMLGPEGKGFTVAMSALAKGRMSVAAGCVGIAQAALEAAVTYATEREQFGKTIAHHQLVQELISDIAVDVDAARLLTWRVADLVDRGEPFATESSKAKLFASEAAVRAANNALQVFGGYGYIDEYPVGKLLRDARVMTLYEGTSQIQKLLIGRALTGVSAF
- a CDS encoding YiaA/YiaB family inner membrane protein, which produces MSETPVKQQSTAAFYGQAVASFGVAAVATALGIFRLEADTWVRAFLGIAVLYLVTSAFTLAKVIRDRQEAGHIVSRVDQARLEKLLAEHDPYEKL
- a CDS encoding TetR/AcrR family transcriptional regulator, with translation MSTAEETAGGEMQPWAEVTPDAARRLLVAAVEAFAERGYHATTTRDIAGRAGMSPAALYIHYKTKEELLHRISRIGHEKALDILRTAAGRPGSPAERLADAVSSFVRWHAGGRTTARVVQYELDSLGADARAEIIALRRQVDAEVRGIIQDGVAAGDFDVPDVPGTTLAVLSLCIDVARWFNVNGSRTPEDVGTLYADLVLRMVGARS
- a CDS encoding MaoC family dehydratase gives rise to the protein MAEPRIFTSADELKAAVGEQLGHSDWLEVDQKRIDLFAEATGDHQWIHVDPEKAAAGPFGTTIAHGYLTLSLLPLFGPQLIKVEGVRMGVNYGTNKVRFPAPVPVGSRLRATAKITGVDEVPGGVQVSVGFTVEREGGDKPVCAAESVSRYYF
- the soxR gene encoding redox-sensitive transcriptional activator SoxR, coding for MPQIPEKIHELTVGQLSARSGAAVSALHFYESKGLINSRRTAGNQRRYHRDALRRVAFVRAAQRVGIPLATIRDALAELPEERTPTREDWARLSEAWRSELDERIKQLGRLRDHLTDCIGCGCLSLETCVLSNPDDVFGERQSGSRLMVERGGRRGNRTQEKE
- a CDS encoding RNA ligase (ATP); this encodes MSTLRVTAEVLTVHEHPNADALELAQVGLYRAVVAKGAYRTGESAVYIPEQSVLPEELIEELGLTGRLAGSRSDRVKAVRLRGELSQGIVCRPKALAGVDLARAAAEGTDFAERLGVTKWVPPIPPTMNGDVEAAPDLLPWVDIENIQRYPDIFTPGEDVVLTEKLHGSACLLTYFAGDGRVQVSSKGFGAKYLALKEDPRNLYWRAVHGHAVAQAADRLAERLGARRVGIFGEVYGAGVQDLTYGADGRRETLGYAVFDVSAEIDGEVRWLDAAELLTGELPLVPRLHEGPYDIGRVLEFASGRETVSGQGLHLREGVVIRSATERYSPVTGGRAVAKAVSPAYLTRKGGTEYE